The Gammaproteobacteria bacterium DNA window GACCAGCTCCGGCGGTACATACTGCCCGAACAGCCCGGTCAACTGGCGCTTGCCGCGCCTCTCGACAAAGTAGCCGTAGAACATGTCGATGATGAACAGGAGGGTGATCAACACGAGGCCCGAGGCCAGCGGCAGCACCAGTTGCCCCTTGACCCAGCACAGCATGTTGAACGCGGTGTAGAGCGTGAGCGCACCAAGCGTCATCAGGACCTCGGCCAGCGGGCCGAGGAACGGCAGCGTCAGCGCCATGACCAGGCCAAAAACAAGCAGCAGGATGATCTCCGCCCCTTGGACGTAGGCGGGCTTTTGCATGATGCGCCCTTCCAGAATTCCGGCGATCAGATTGGCGTGCACCTCAACGCCGGGATAGGCCTTTTGCACCGGTGTCGAACGCAAATCGAGCAGGCCGGCGGCAGTGGTGCCAACGATGGCGATGGCACCCGGCTGCAGCAATTCCGGATTGGCCTGCCCATGGATGACATCCGTGGCGGAGACATAGGGAAAGCTTCCCTGCCCCCCGCGATAGGGCACCAGCGCCTCAATGTGCTCATCGACCGGGATCACGCGATTGCCGATGCGCAGCGATTCCAGGCCGGCGTAATTCCTAGAGGCGCCGAGCGGCGCCTGCTCAAACTTGGCCTCCACCTCGCGCGCCCCCAGATAGACGCGCGCCATCGCCAGCGACAGCGATTCATACTGCGCGCCGTCATAGTCCATGACCATGGGGACCCGGCGGACGATGCCGTCGGAGTCCAGCGACGGATTGAAATGGCCGGCGGCGGCGGCCTTGTCCTGGAATATGGCCAGATTGCCGCCATAGCCCGATGCCGGGCGGAAAGCAATGTGTTTGCCTTCGAAAGCCCCCTTTGGGAAGGTTGGCGGAGGGAGGACGCCGGAATGCACGGCCTCGATCTTGGCGCTGGTGACTTCATTGAAAAAATAACCCAGCACCACTTTGTATTTGCCGATAACGCCGGAGAAGATGCCGTCGTTGTCAAGGGTGGGCTTGATTTCCCGCAGGCGCTGCTCAAAACCGGCAATACCGCTGAACTCCCGCCGCGACAGTTGCTCCAGCACCTTGAGGCCCGAGCTTTCATCGGGCTCGGCGAAAACCACGTCAAAGCCGACCAGTGCAACCTTGTATTTCTCGAAGAGTTGCTCGACCATGCGCGCCACGCGATCACGGCCCCACGGCCAGCGACCTTCCGCCTGCAGGCTCTTTTCGTCGATGTCGATGATGACCACGCCGGGGTCAACCGTGCGTGGCATGGTGAGCAACAGGCGTGCGTCGTAGGCCAGGTTTTCCATCTGGTCAATGGCCGACCAGCGCAGCGGGCCGCCCTCATCTTCGCGGGCGTGCAGCAGCAGTATCACCAGCACCCCCATGCTCAACGCAATGGGGACGCTCTGTTTTTTCAGCTTTTCCAGCCAACGCCGCATCAGTGATCGGCGGCGACCGCTTTGGAGGCATCGGCTAGAAAGCGGGTAAAGAGGGTGTTCAGGGCCTGATCGAAGGCCGTCGCCGTGCTGCCCAAATCATCGCCGCCGGCGGGGACATGCTCGCTGTAATCCTGCACCAGCAGCGGCTGCCCATGCGCATCATCCAGGCGCAATTCCAGATCGACGCGAACGGTCGTTTGACTACCGCCATCCAGACGTTCGAATTCTTTGATGCGCCCGGAAACAGTCAGCGCCGGCCCGCCATCCAGTTCGCCCACAACCATCCGCCCGGACTGCGCGGCGCGCAGATAATCGATCAACTGGTGCTGGATCATCCGTGGTGGCGCCTCAGTCCAGAAATGATAGCTGTACTGCGTGAGCACCGCGCCCTGCGCATCCTCGGCATGAAGGATGGCGCGGTCCGAATGCAGGCCGTCACCCATCAGCGGCCGCACCAGGATGATGCCCGTGGTCAGCTTTGTTGCGGCGCCCACCTGGGGCGCGGTCAGGCGGTAATACGTGTCCGTGGGCACCGGTGGCGCCTTGGCACATGCCGACAAAACCAGCAACGCGGTCACGCCCAGTAGGCGCAAATGTCTCATGGCGTTTCCTTCCCCTGCTCCGTTTTCTTCTGCGTGCCGCCCGATACATCGTTTCTGATCTCCGAACGATCCTTCACCTCATCCTTCTGCGGCGAGCTGTTCAACAATAATCCAGGATTCTCGCGCAGCTGGCGCGCGAACTCATGCATGTCGCGGCTGCTGCCCTCCAGATGATAGAGAATGGTGTCCAGATTGTGGGAGATGGTGTCGAGGCTTTGCCGCAGCGACTGCATCGACGCGCGCAGATCGGCGGTCGACGCCGCAGTGTCACTCACCACCTGATTCACATTGCCGCGATTGTCGGTGACCATCTGGTCGAGCTCGCCGAAGGCGTGATGCATCTGCAGACGCGTGACTTCGATGCGGTTCAGCAGGTCGAGCGTGTTTTCGGAGACCTTCTCGACGTTGGTCAGCGTCGTCGTCACGGCCTGCTGGTTCTTGTCGCCCAGGAGGCGCTGCACGCGGGCGGCGCTGTCATCCATCTTCTTCAGGATGGCCTTGAGCTCATCAAACAATTCCGGATCGTCGATCCGTTTGCGTATCGATTCCAGCAACGGTCGCAGATCCGATTGCGACAGTTCTTTGTACTCCTGGGACAGCGTATGGAAATCCGCGGCGACGTCGTTCAAGGCGGCAAACATGTTCACCTGCCCGGCGCCCTTGATCTCCGAGCCCGGCGCCAGCATGGCTTTGCTCTTGCCTTCCTGGATATTGATGGCCACTCCCGAGAGCAGTC harbors:
- a CDS encoding adenylate/guanylate cyclase domain-containing protein; amino-acid sequence: MRRWLEKLKKQSVPIALSMGVLVILLLHAREDEGGPLRWSAIDQMENLAYDARLLLTMPRTVDPGVVIIDIDEKSLQAEGRWPWGRDRVARMVEQLFEKYKVALVGFDVVFAEPDESSGLKVLEQLSRREFSGIAGFEQRLREIKPTLDNDGIFSGVIGKYKVVLGYFFNEVTSAKIEAVHSGVLPPPTFPKGAFEGKHIAFRPASGYGGNLAIFQDKAAAAGHFNPSLDSDGIVRRVPMVMDYDGAQYESLSLAMARVYLGAREVEAKFEQAPLGASRNYAGLESLRIGNRVIPVDEHIEALVPYRGGQGSFPYVSATDVIHGQANPELLQPGAIAIVGTTAAGLLDLRSTPVQKAYPGVEVHANLIAGILEGRIMQKPAYVQGAEIILLLVFGLVMALTLPFLGPLAEVLMTLGALTLYTAFNMLCWVKGQLVLPLASGLVLITLLFIIDMFYGYFVERRGKRQLTGLFGQYVPPELVDEMANDPERYSLEAVSREMTVLFSDVRGFTTISEGMNPKALSELMNEVLTPMTHVIHEHRGTIDKYMGDAIMAFWGAPVPDHDHARHALLAALRMIQKLDSVNAGFKQRGWPVIKVGIGINTGTMTVGNMGSEFRMAYTVMGDSVNLGSRLEGLTKTYGVDVIVSESTKAAVPELAYRELDMVRVKGKDKPVSIYEPLGSAADVSKILRDELDIYKQALKYYRTQQWDMAELQFLNLAKSSARPRLYQMYAERVAEFRRNPPGKDWDGVYTHTTK
- a CDS encoding ABC-type transport auxiliary lipoprotein family protein, which codes for MRHLRLLGVTALLVLSACAKAPPVPTDTYYRLTAPQVGAATKLTTGIILVRPLMGDGLHSDRAILHAEDAQGAVLTQYSYHFWTEAPPRMIQHQLIDYLRAAQSGRMVVGELDGGPALTVSGRIKEFERLDGGSQTTVRVDLELRLDDAHGQPLLVQDYSEHVPAGGDDLGSTATAFDQALNTLFTRFLADASKAVAADH
- a CDS encoding MlaD family protein, which codes for MRREHINYTVVGAFVLIMGVAFMVLLYKLTGSTGPADRYFVHYDNVFGLKYGTGTFYEGFQVGQIEKITPERDGDHTRYKVELSVRSGWKIPDDSTAAVIASGLLSGVAINIQEGKSKAMLAPGSEIKGAGQVNMFAALNDVAADFHTLSQEYKELSQSDLRPLLESIRKRIDDPELFDELKAILKKMDDSAARVQRLLGDKNQQAVTTTLTNVEKVSENTLDLLNRIEVTRLQMHHAFGELDQMVTDNRGNVNQVVSDTAASTADLRASMQSLRQSLDTISHNLDTILYHLEGSSRDMHEFARQLRENPGLLLNSSPQKDEVKDRSEIRNDVSGGTQKKTEQGKETP